One window from the genome of [Clostridium] celerecrescens 18A encodes:
- the leuA gene encoding 2-isopropylmalate synthase yields MLNYQRYKRVPVVTYPERQWPCNEIKKAPIWCSVDLRDGNQALTEPMVVEEKIEMFDLLIRLGFKEIEVGFPAASQIEYDFLRQLVERKLIPDDVVIQVLVQCREHLIKRTFEALQGVKKAVVHIYNSTSTLQRDVVFGKGREEIREIAVKGTEWVKQYMQDFDGEVVLEYSPESFTGTELDFALDICTAVQETWGATPDKKIIFNLPSTVEMNTPNVYADQIEWMNTHFKDRDSIILSVHPHNDRGTGIAATELALLAGADRVEGTLLGNGERTGNVDILTVAYNMFSHGINPELHIENIREIVDIYERCTKMEVEPRHPYAGKLVFTAFSGSHQDAINKGMQAMRDRKNTYWEVPYLPIDPSDIGRQYEPIVRINSQSGKGGVAFVMDTFYGFKLPKGMHKEFADVIQAISEKQGEVAPEQIMDEFKSNYTEKKEPIHFRKAQITEAEDDTPFSTAAKVRYTDHGVEKIFEGVGNGPIDAVQKGLEKELGIEIRVLDYYEHALASGSGAQAASYIHLLDVKTGKATYGVGISSNITRASIRGIFSAVNRLFYS; encoded by the coding sequence ATGTTGAATTATCAAAGATATAAAAGAGTACCGGTAGTCACCTATCCGGAAAGACAATGGCCGTGCAATGAGATTAAGAAGGCGCCGATCTGGTGCAGCGTTGATTTAAGGGATGGAAACCAGGCCCTTACGGAGCCCATGGTTGTGGAAGAGAAGATCGAGATGTTTGATCTCCTGATCCGGTTGGGTTTTAAAGAGATTGAGGTCGGTTTTCCGGCAGCTTCCCAGATTGAATATGATTTCTTAAGGCAGCTTGTGGAACGTAAACTGATTCCTGATGATGTGGTCATTCAGGTTCTGGTTCAGTGCAGAGAGCATTTGATCAAGAGGACCTTTGAAGCCCTTCAGGGAGTTAAGAAGGCAGTTGTGCATATCTACAATTCCACTTCAACTCTTCAGCGGGATGTGGTTTTCGGCAAGGGCCGGGAAGAAATCAGGGAGATCGCCGTAAAGGGAACGGAATGGGTGAAGCAGTATATGCAGGACTTTGATGGAGAAGTGGTTCTTGAATATTCTCCTGAAAGCTTTACAGGAACAGAGCTGGATTTTGCTTTGGATATTTGTACGGCAGTCCAGGAAACCTGGGGCGCAACTCCGGATAAGAAAATTATCTTCAACCTTCCTTCTACTGTGGAGATGAATACTCCTAACGTTTATGCGGATCAGATCGAATGGATGAATACTCATTTCAAGGACCGTGACAGCATTATTTTAAGCGTTCACCCCCACAATGACCGGGGAACCGGGATCGCAGCCACGGAGCTTGCTCTGCTGGCAGGAGCCGACCGGGTGGAAGGTACGCTTTTAGGAAACGGCGAACGGACCGGGAATGTAGATATTTTAACAGTCGCATACAACATGTTCTCTCACGGGATCAATCCGGAGCTTCACATTGAGAATATTCGTGAGATCGTTGACATATATGAACGATGCACCAAGATGGAAGTGGAGCCAAGACATCCATATGCAGGAAAGCTTGTTTTTACCGCCTTTTCCGGCTCCCACCAGGATGCCATCAACAAAGGCATGCAGGCCATGCGGGATAGAAAGAATACTTACTGGGAGGTTCCTTACCTGCCCATTGACCCATCAGATATCGGCAGGCAGTATGAGCCTATCGTGCGGATCAACAGCCAGTCCGGCAAGGGCGGCGTAGCCTTTGTCATGGATACCTTCTACGGCTTCAAGCTTCCAAAGGGTATGCATAAGGAGTTTGCAGATGTGATTCAGGCGATTTCTGAAAAGCAGGGTGAGGTTGCTCCTGAGCAGATTATGGATGAGTTTAAGAGCAATTACACAGAGAAGAAAGAACCGATCCATTTCCGCAAAGCACAGATTACGGAAGCAGAAGATGATACACCGTTCTCAACAGCTGCGAAAGTCCGCTATACCGATCATGGTGTTGAGAAAATCTTCGAGGGTGTTGGTAACGGACCTATTGATGCGGTACAGAAGGGGCTTGAGAAAGAACTTGGCATTGAGATCCGGGTTCTTGACTACTACGAGCATGCCCTTGCTTCCGGTTCCGGAGCGCAGGCGGCCTCCTATATTCATCTCTTAGATGTGAAGACAGGAAAAGCCACCTACGGTGTGGGCATCAGCTCCAACATTACAAGAGCGTCTATCCGCGGTATCTTCAGCGCAGTCAACCGGTTATTCTATTCATAA
- a CDS encoding substrate-binding domain-containing protein gives MKKAAAIILAALVAAAGTACSQVKPADTTTAAVKTESTTAETVKETEVVKEGTHIYVLTVPEDHGWTGSVATFAKQKIQEVNENGTYTAELITSANAAEQIRNIEDIVSKGEKNIAMVIQPIDDTVQSAIQGVIDAGIPYVAFDRIIDGVSGKAVSNVKGDNSGIGAGAAAYFVSLGLTPGEPIYVYEGDTSSVTTLRNEGFTKYLTGELEFGGEVINADKKWSQDDLKSITYSGAMNWSRSDTKTSFESLMGDSNNAKIKWFYAEDDELAMGILEALSGGGIDEATKDTFLSGKPVITGCGGLDELYEVLRGKTYVDIASKCGGIMSVTYSPSMIQTAIEDMVDYLDGKQVTQDHVIACENVTSENVTEYPSF, from the coding sequence ATGAAAAAAGCAGCAGCAATTATTTTGGCGGCATTGGTGGCGGCAGCAGGAACTGCATGTTCCCAGGTAAAACCGGCAGACACCACAACAGCGGCAGTAAAAACGGAGTCAACAACGGCAGAGACTGTGAAAGAAACAGAGGTCGTGAAAGAAGGTACTCATATTTATGTTCTGACCGTACCAGAGGATCATGGCTGGACCGGTTCTGTTGCTACCTTCGCAAAACAGAAGATCCAGGAAGTAAATGAAAACGGCACCTACACTGCGGAACTGATCACCTCAGCCAATGCGGCAGAGCAGATCCGGAACATCGAGGATATCGTTTCCAAGGGAGAAAAGAATATTGCAATGGTCATCCAGCCCATTGATGATACGGTGCAGTCCGCCATTCAGGGCGTGATCGACGCAGGGATCCCCTATGTGGCATTTGACCGGATCATTGACGGCGTGTCCGGTAAGGCTGTATCCAATGTAAAAGGTGATAATTCCGGCATTGGCGCAGGTGCTGCTGCTTATTTTGTTTCCCTGGGGCTTACACCGGGAGAGCCGATCTACGTTTATGAAGGTGACACTTCTTCCGTTACCACACTGCGGAATGAGGGCTTTACCAAATACTTAACAGGGGAACTGGAATTTGGCGGAGAAGTCATAAATGCAGATAAGAAATGGAGCCAGGATGACTTAAAGTCTATTACATATTCCGGAGCAATGAACTGGAGCCGTTCAGACACAAAAACATCCTTTGAATCCCTGATGGGAGACAGCAATAATGCCAAGATCAAATGGTTTTATGCAGAAGATGATGAGCTTGCCATGGGAATCTTAGAGGCTCTTTCCGGAGGCGGAATTGATGAGGCAACTAAGGATACCTTCCTTTCCGGCAAACCTGTCATTACTGGCTGCGGCGGTCTTGATGAACTGTACGAAGTACTTCGGGGAAAAACCTATGTGGATATTGCATCAAAATGCGGAGGCATCATGTCAGTAACCTACAGCCCATCCATGATTCAGACAGCGATTGAAGATATGGTGGATTACTTAGATGGAAAACAGGTAACCCAGGATCATGTGATCGCCTGCGAAAATGTAACATCAGAAAATGTAACTGAGTACCCATCCTTTTAG
- a CDS encoding Gfo/Idh/MocA family protein, which translates to MKVGIIGCGRVAQTRHIPEYGAYPGVQIAGYYDFNEERARELAAVYGGKVYDSADALLADRGIDAVSICTANHTHAEITIKALRSGKHVLCEKPMAVSLEECKAMVHAAAENNRQLMIGQNQRFAKAHVRAKELLSADTIGKVLTFKTTFGHGGPESWSIDGANSWFFDKDRASMGAMADLGVHKTDLIQYLLGQKVAAVTAQLLTLDKRYESGKLIGVDDNAICIYEMEDGAIGTMTASWTYYGREDNSTVLYGTKGIMKIYDDPEHSISVVLKNGERILYDIDKIQTNDNQTKSGIIDAFVDAIKAGTEVPVSGADVLSAMEAVFACLESGREKRRIAIGKKGER; encoded by the coding sequence ATGAAGGTAGGAATCATTGGGTGCGGAAGGGTCGCACAGACAAGACATATCCCTGAATACGGGGCGTATCCCGGAGTCCAGATTGCAGGCTATTATGATTTCAACGAGGAACGGGCAAGGGAGCTGGCTGCAGTTTACGGCGGAAAGGTATATGATTCTGCAGATGCCTTACTGGCTGACCGGGGAATCGATGCGGTGAGTATCTGTACGGCCAATCATACACATGCGGAAATTACCATTAAGGCCCTTCGGTCGGGAAAGCATGTACTTTGTGAAAAGCCCATGGCTGTAAGCCTTGAGGAATGTAAAGCAATGGTACACGCGGCGGCAGAGAACAACCGGCAGCTGATGATCGGACAAAATCAGAGATTTGCCAAAGCTCATGTACGGGCAAAGGAGCTTCTATCAGCAGATACGATCGGAAAGGTCCTCACATTTAAGACCACATTCGGGCATGGCGGGCCGGAATCCTGGAGCATCGATGGGGCAAACAGCTGGTTTTTTGATAAAGACAGGGCTTCCATGGGAGCTATGGCTGATCTGGGAGTTCATAAGACGGATCTGATCCAATATCTTTTGGGCCAGAAAGTCGCAGCTGTGACTGCCCAGCTGCTGACTCTGGATAAGAGATATGAGTCAGGAAAGCTGATCGGGGTGGATGACAATGCCATCTGTATCTATGAGATGGAAGATGGTGCTATAGGAACCATGACAGCCAGCTGGACTTATTATGGCAGGGAAGATAATTCTACAGTTCTTTATGGGACCAAGGGGATCATGAAGATTTATGACGATCCGGAACACTCCATTTCTGTGGTTTTGAAAAATGGGGAACGGATCTTATATGACATTGATAAAATACAGACCAATGACAATCAGACAAAATCCGGAATTATCGATGCATTTGTGGATGCCATTAAGGCGGGGACAGAGGTGCCGGTCAGCGGGGCCGATGTATTAAGCGCCATGGAAGCTGTGTTTGCCTGCCTGGAATCAGGCAGGGAGAAACGAAGGATCGCCATTGGGAAAAAGGGGGAAAGGTAG
- a CDS encoding sugar ABC transporter ATP-binding protein, producing the protein MSLLEMSGISKAFNGVQVLKRVRLTVELGEVHALLGENGAGKSTLMNVLTGVFPKDSGTIVFDGKEIDTITIRQSEELGIAFVHQELNLFNDLKVYENIFLGKEYQNRLGKLNKRKMMEETERLFQELGVDINPCELVANLKTSQKQMLEIAKALFFKAKLLILDEPTTSLNNEEVKHLFSIVNQIKKTGTSFVFISHKMPEIFELADRYTVFRNGEFVGDGAIGDTTPEEVTGQMVGENYSAGDVYEKRKPGEVVLELRDFSGPGFEQVSLQVKKGQIIGLTGLQGSGSSELIQCMFGVTEAISGEMKVRGEKVPSHSIHKAMKSKIAMLAANRKENSVIPDMNLLENMYLAEHTLSARRPHIQKQKEEERFEAFKTLLNIKARSSSDSILSLSGGNQQKVFIARWLNTDADILLFDNPTQGIDVGAKAEIYKLILEMAKKGKTILINTLEIPEIQKVADFCAVFYNGRMIKILEHDEINDTTVMLYSTNAVNQEIGG; encoded by the coding sequence ATGAGTTTATTGGAAATGAGTGGGATCAGCAAGGCATTTAACGGAGTCCAGGTATTAAAGAGGGTCCGCTTAACGGTCGAACTGGGGGAGGTCCATGCCCTGCTTGGAGAAAACGGAGCGGGGAAGTCAACTTTGATGAATGTGCTGACCGGAGTATTTCCCAAAGACAGCGGAACCATTGTATTTGACGGAAAAGAGATCGATACCATCACCATCAGACAATCGGAGGAACTGGGAATTGCCTTTGTCCATCAGGAATTAAACCTGTTTAATGATTTAAAGGTCTATGAAAATATTTTTCTGGGGAAAGAGTACCAGAACAGGCTTGGAAAACTGAACAAACGAAAGATGATGGAAGAAACGGAGAGGTTATTCCAAGAACTGGGGGTAGACATAAATCCATGTGAACTGGTGGCAAATTTAAAGACCAGCCAGAAGCAGATGCTGGAGATCGCTAAGGCGCTGTTCTTTAAGGCAAAGCTGCTGATCCTGGATGAACCTACCACTTCCCTAAATAACGAAGAAGTTAAACATTTGTTCAGCATTGTCAATCAAATAAAAAAGACAGGAACCTCCTTTGTTTTTATTTCCCACAAAATGCCGGAGATTTTTGAACTGGCTGACCGGTATACTGTATTCCGTAATGGTGAGTTCGTTGGAGACGGCGCCATTGGGGATACGACTCCGGAAGAGGTAACAGGACAGATGGTAGGAGAGAATTATTCTGCCGGAGATGTTTATGAAAAGAGAAAACCCGGTGAAGTGGTTTTGGAGCTTCGTGATTTTTCAGGGCCTGGATTTGAACAAGTGTCCCTGCAGGTAAAAAAAGGCCAGATCATCGGACTGACCGGACTTCAAGGCTCCGGAAGCAGTGAGCTGATTCAGTGCATGTTCGGGGTTACAGAGGCTATATCTGGAGAAATGAAGGTCAGGGGAGAAAAGGTGCCATCCCATTCGATCCATAAAGCCATGAAGTCAAAAATTGCCATGCTTGCTGCCAATCGGAAAGAAAATTCCGTCATCCCGGACATGAATCTGCTGGAAAACATGTATCTGGCGGAGCATACCTTATCGGCACGCAGGCCTCACATCCAAAAACAGAAGGAAGAAGAGCGGTTTGAAGCGTTTAAGACCTTGCTAAATATCAAGGCCAGGAGTAGTTCTGATTCCATTCTATCCTTAAGCGGCGGAAACCAGCAAAAGGTATTTATTGCCCGATGGCTGAATACGGATGCGGATATTCTGCTGTTTGATAATCCAACCCAGGGAATCGACGTAGGAGCCAAGGCTGAGATTTATAAGCTGATACTGGAAATGGCAAAAAAGGGAAAGACCATTCTCATCAATACCCTGGAAATACCGGAGATCCAGAAGGTAGCTGATTTCTGTGCTGTTTTTTACAACGGAAGAATGATCAAAATTCTGGAGCACGATGAAATCAATGACACTACGGTCATGCTGTATTCTACAAATGCTGTAAACCAGGAAATAGGAGGATAA
- a CDS encoding toxic anion resistance protein: MSKDIEEMLKEAPELTLSPLGAGGMEETQLVQTESVLKAVEEVPAADLTPEEERRVADFAEKIDLRDSNLILQYGAGAQKKIADFSEAALDNVKSKDLGEVGQILSEVVVELKSIEVEEEEKGLFGFFKKSVNRVEGIKAKYAKAETNVNQICKVLQNHQIQLLKDIALLDKMYDLNTTYFKELTMYIMAGKRKLARVQQEELPALLERAAKSGLPEDAQAANDLSSMLNRFEKKLHDLELTRMISIQMAPQIRLVQNNDTLMTEKIQSTLVNTIPLWKSQMVLAIGISHSEQAAKAQREVTDMTNDLLKKNAEVLKTATIQTAKESERGIVDMETLKKTNESLITTLDEVVRIQADGRTKRREAEVELSRMEGELKSKLLQLSK; encoded by the coding sequence ATGAGTAAGGATATTGAAGAGATGTTAAAGGAAGCGCCGGAACTGACCCTGTCACCTCTTGGGGCCGGCGGAATGGAAGAAACCCAGCTGGTGCAGACAGAAAGCGTTCTTAAAGCGGTCGAGGAAGTGCCGGCAGCTGACTTAACGCCGGAAGAAGAAAGACGGGTGGCTGACTTTGCGGAAAAGATCGATTTAAGGGATTCCAATCTGATTCTTCAGTATGGAGCCGGTGCCCAGAAAAAGATTGCTGATTTTTCAGAAGCAGCTCTTGATAATGTAAAATCCAAGGATCTGGGGGAAGTGGGTCAGATCCTGTCAGAGGTGGTTGTTGAGCTTAAGAGCATCGAAGTGGAGGAAGAAGAAAAAGGTCTTTTCGGCTTTTTCAAAAAAAGCGTAAACCGGGTGGAAGGCATTAAGGCAAAGTATGCCAAGGCAGAAACCAATGTAAACCAGATTTGTAAGGTCCTTCAGAACCATCAGATCCAGTTGTTAAAGGATATCGCCCTTCTGGATAAAATGTATGATTTAAATACCACGTATTTTAAAGAACTTACCATGTATATTATGGCTGGAAAAAGGAAGCTTGCCAGAGTGCAGCAGGAAGAGCTGCCGGCACTTTTGGAGAGGGCGGCAAAAAGCGGACTTCCGGAAGATGCCCAGGCAGCCAATGACTTGTCTTCCATGCTGAACCGTTTTGAGAAGAAGCTTCATGACCTGGAGCTTACCCGCATGATATCCATTCAGATGGCGCCTCAGATCCGTCTTGTCCAGAACAATGACACCTTAATGACGGAAAAGATACAGTCCACACTGGTGAACACCATTCCTCTCTGGAAGAGCCAGATGGTACTTGCCATCGGAATCAGCCATTCCGAGCAGGCGGCAAAGGCCCAGCGGGAAGTGACGGATATGACCAATGATCTTTTAAAGAAGAATGCAGAGGTATTAAAAACCGCAACCATTCAGACAGCAAAGGAATCAGAACGGGGAATCGTGGACATGGAGACACTTAAGAAGACCAATGAATCCCTGATAACAACTTTGGATGAAGTCGTCCGGATCCAGGCGGATGGCAGGACAAAACGCCGGGAAGCAGAAGTGGAGTTAAGCCGGATGGAAGGGGAGCTTAAGTCCAAGCTTTTACAGCTTAGTAAATAA
- a CDS encoding sugar phosphate isomerase/epimerase family protein: protein MKLGFVSAILAEWTFEEMIDTAAAMGFQCVEVACWPQGKAERRYAGVSHIDVAGLTEDKAEYIRNYCKERNVDISALAFYPNVMEEDEEKRQANIFHLKRVIDASAVLGVRLVTTFIGRDQTKTVEENLELVKEIWPPILAYAEEKNVRIAIENCPMLFGREQWPGGQNLMTSPANWEKIFEILPNENLGINYDPSHFVWQMMDYIKPLYQFRNKIFHVHYKDIKLYEDELKKVGTMAYPLDYMSPKLPGLGDVNWGKYVSALTDIGYDGFTCIEVEDRAFEGTREKTLDSLKLSKKYMDQFII from the coding sequence ATGAAACTGGGATTTGTCAGTGCGATTCTGGCTGAATGGACTTTTGAGGAAATGATCGATACGGCGGCGGCAATGGGCTTTCAGTGTGTGGAAGTGGCTTGTTGGCCTCAGGGAAAGGCAGAACGCAGATATGCGGGAGTCAGCCATATTGACGTGGCCGGTTTAACAGAGGATAAGGCGGAGTACATAAGAAACTACTGCAAAGAAAGGAATGTGGATATTTCCGCCCTTGCTTTTTATCCCAACGTAATGGAAGAGGATGAGGAAAAAAGGCAGGCCAATATCTTCCATCTTAAGAGGGTGATCGATGCCAGCGCCGTCCTGGGCGTTCGTCTGGTGACCACGTTTATCGGCAGGGACCAGACAAAGACCGTGGAAGAAAACTTAGAGCTGGTGAAAGAAATATGGCCGCCCATTCTTGCCTATGCAGAGGAAAAAAATGTGCGGATCGCCATTGAGAACTGCCCCATGCTGTTTGGCAGGGAGCAGTGGCCCGGCGGTCAGAACTTAATGACATCACCGGCGAACTGGGAAAAGATATTTGAAATCCTGCCCAATGAAAATCTTGGGATCAATTATGACCCTTCCCATTTTGTCTGGCAGATGATGGATTATATTAAGCCTCTTTACCAGTTCCGTAATAAGATCTTTCATGTCCATTATAAGGACATTAAATTATATGAGGATGAGTTGAAAAAGGTGGGGACCATGGCATATCCTCTGGATTATATGTCGCCAAAGCTTCCCGGCCTTGGGGATGTGAACTGGGGAAAATATGTCAGCGCGTTAACGGATATCGGTTATGACGGGTTCACCTGCATTGAAGTAGAAGACAGGGCGTTTGAGGGCACCAGGGAAAAGACCCTGGACAGTCTGAAACTGTCTAAGAAGTATATGGACCAGTTTATCATTTAG
- a CDS encoding cyclic lactone autoinducer peptide has translation MMKNFKETALTLLSKAALSTSKKEANSACICIGYQPKMPDSVTNFKKNK, from the coding sequence ATGATGAAAAATTTCAAAGAAACAGCTTTAACTTTACTTTCAAAGGCGGCATTATCCACATCTAAGAAGGAGGCAAACTCAGCCTGTATCTGCATTGGGTATCAACCTAAGATGCCTGATAGCGTTACAAATTTCAAAAAGAATAAATAG
- a CDS encoding ABC transporter permease — translation MKAGEKKNGISFGVLSKWCGEFSFIIVFVLIFLVYALTSNGLTWSGTMNIFRHSAVVGIIGLGMGLVCMTGEIDLSVGSMLALNSGLSVIMFNITDHILVTLLFALLFGAACGLINGLLVGYIKMPAFIVTLATMLIYRSFAQYICQHIDKALAGGGSSVYRMIKELSSYQPFYGLGNGKILTVPIVGLILILMTALFVYITTSTKYGKKVYAVGSNAKGAQMAGINVSLMKVSVFVLAGILTGLASFLWVAMNASSDPATTGSSYEMYAIAAVVLGGISMSGGKGKCLGILFGAMSYTIIDKIIVALKMDSLINDAIKGIILILVIVVQIIGPRIKERLTRHNERVS, via the coding sequence ATGAAGGCAGGAGAAAAGAAAAACGGAATTTCCTTTGGGGTACTGTCCAAATGGTGCGGGGAATTCAGTTTTATTATCGTATTTGTACTGATCTTTTTGGTATATGCCCTCACCAGCAACGGGTTGACCTGGAGCGGCACCATGAATATTTTCCGCCATTCGGCAGTGGTTGGGATCATCGGTCTGGGAATGGGTCTGGTATGTATGACCGGGGAAATCGATTTATCAGTAGGATCCATGCTTGCATTAAACAGCGGGCTGTCGGTCATCATGTTTAACATCACGGATCATATTCTGGTTACATTATTGTTTGCCCTATTATTCGGTGCAGCCTGCGGCCTGATTAACGGACTGCTGGTGGGATACATAAAAATGCCGGCCTTTATTGTTACATTAGCGACCATGCTGATCTACCGTTCCTTTGCCCAATATATCTGCCAACATATCGATAAGGCTCTGGCAGGAGGCGGAAGCAGCGTGTACCGGATGATCAAGGAGTTGTCCTCTTATCAGCCGTTTTACGGTCTTGGAAATGGAAAGATTCTTACCGTTCCCATTGTGGGACTGATTCTGATTTTAATGACGGCATTATTTGTTTACATAACGACTAGCACCAAGTACGGAAAAAAGGTATATGCAGTGGGGAGCAATGCGAAGGGAGCACAGATGGCGGGGATCAATGTGAGTCTCATGAAGGTTTCCGTATTTGTTCTTGCGGGAATCCTGACAGGGCTTGCCTCCTTTTTATGGGTGGCTATGAATGCTTCCTCTGATCCAGCCACGACCGGAAGCAGCTATGAAATGTATGCCATTGCGGCAGTCGTATTAGGCGGCATCAGCATGTCCGGAGGAAAGGGAAAATGCCTGGGAATCTTATTTGGAGCCATGTCCTATACGATCATTGACAAGATCATTGTTGCTCTTAAGATGGATTCTCTCATCAATGATGCGATCAAGGGGATAATCCTGATTCTGGTGATCGTAGTACAGATCATAGGGCCGAGAATCAAGGAAAGGCTGACAAGGCATAATGAGAGGGTCTCATAA
- a CDS encoding accessory gene regulator ArgB-like protein — MMKKIIGYISNSMVNDGIILESEQDIYDFGIECLLLKLVHYISYITIAVMMRQVFDLFVMACAFYPLRVNAGGYHAKTRIGCYFVSCLTVFSGLMIYRQHFSDKVYFICWIAASIIIYLNAPLDNEGKIMSRSEVEYYKKKTRVVIIVLGVLIGGIWELNKDYIGKMLICGIVISAIAIFTEKQRRKLRVEHDSQK, encoded by the coding sequence ATGATGAAAAAAATAATTGGTTACATATCAAATAGCATGGTCAACGATGGCATTATTTTAGAATCAGAGCAGGATATCTATGATTTTGGTATAGAATGCTTGCTTTTAAAATTAGTACACTATATTTCTTATATAACCATTGCAGTCATGATGCGGCAGGTCTTTGACTTATTTGTAATGGCATGTGCATTCTATCCATTACGGGTAAATGCAGGCGGCTATCATGCCAAAACGAGAATAGGCTGCTACTTTGTATCATGTCTGACGGTTTTTTCCGGCCTGATGATTTACAGGCAACACTTTAGTGATAAGGTGTATTTTATATGCTGGATAGCCGCTTCTATCATTATCTATCTCAATGCTCCGTTAGATAACGAGGGGAAAATCATGAGCCGGTCAGAAGTAGAATATTACAAAAAAAAGACCAGAGTGGTTATCATAGTTCTTGGTGTATTAATAGGGGGAATTTGGGAATTAAATAAAGATTATATCGGCAAAATGTTAATTTGTGGAATTGTAATTTCAGCGATTGCAATATTCACAGAAAAACAAAGAAGAAAATTGAGAGTTGAACATGATTCCCAAAAGTAA
- a CDS encoding LacI family DNA-binding transcriptional regulator: protein MKQEKITIEDIARQAGVSPATVSRVLNHREQVKADTAKRVESAMAALGYAFESTAPPSIEEQPLIVLNIPGIENVFYQEVIKGARVSAKAHGCHLLINESPLDRGSIRNFCNLLHRVNAAGSILLNRASEEQLKQIRAITPLVQCCEYNEDASGYPYVSIDDFSAAEAATGYLYHCGCNKIALINGPLSFKYAVKRQEGYLSALKKAEISVPQNWIIQLPEINYQMAYAAICRLLNSEPRPNAFFVVSDIFAAAVIRAAKRFKLNVPKDIMVVGFDNIEFSTMTCPSITTVNQPCLQLGYTACEMLLEMMENPSSSPKSLILDAELVIRESTAKI, encoded by the coding sequence ATGAAACAGGAAAAAATTACAATAGAAGATATTGCAAGACAGGCGGGAGTTTCACCGGCCACCGTCTCCCGTGTGTTAAATCACAGGGAACAAGTCAAGGCAGATACCGCGAAACGGGTGGAAAGCGCTATGGCAGCTCTTGGATATGCCTTTGAATCCACTGCTCCGCCCTCCATTGAAGAGCAGCCGCTGATTGTTCTGAATATTCCGGGAATTGAAAATGTTTTCTATCAGGAGGTCATAAAAGGGGCTAGAGTTTCTGCAAAGGCCCATGGCTGTCATTTACTCATCAATGAATCACCATTGGACAGAGGGTCTATCCGCAATTTCTGCAATCTGCTCCACCGTGTCAACGCCGCCGGTTCCATCCTTTTGAACCGGGCATCGGAAGAACAGTTAAAACAGATACGCGCCATTACCCCTCTGGTGCAGTGCTGCGAATACAACGAAGACGCCTCAGGATACCCCTATGTCAGCATTGACGATTTTTCCGCTGCAGAGGCAGCCACCGGATATCTCTATCATTGCGGCTGCAATAAAATTGCCCTCATCAATGGGCCTTTAAGCTTTAAATATGCGGTAAAGCGGCAGGAGGGATATTTGAGTGCCTTAAAAAAGGCGGAAATCTCTGTCCCTCAAAACTGGATCATACAGCTTCCGGAGATCAACTACCAGATGGCTTACGCTGCCATCTGCCGTTTATTAAACAGTGAGCCAAGACCCAACGCCTTCTTTGTGGTCTCCGATATATTTGCGGCTGCCGTCATCCGGGCGGCAAAGCGCTTTAAACTCAATGTACCAAAGGACATCATGGTGGTGGGTTTTGATAACATCGAATTTTCCACTATGACCTGTCCTTCCATCACAACGGTCAACCAGCCCTGCCTGCAGCTTGGGTATACTGCCTGTGAAATGCTCCTGGAAATGATGGAAAATCCCTCCAGCTCCCCAAAATCACTGATCCTGGATGCAGAACTGGTGATCAGGGAATCAACTGCAAAAATCTGA